From Desulfonatronum thiodismutans, a single genomic window includes:
- a CDS encoding class I SAM-dependent methyltransferase — MAKPNTGKAGTPNGNSRLQLLSRSVSSAELSRLLEQASLDQLLELVSARHAVHFETVRIGEDVLECLQLSDMEAYIDQRLNLSSFTVGPESGSEAGVGIDALPLWAKIWPASLPLAMYMRGVAPGSEERVLEIGAGLGLAGLFAAKRGFFVVLSDIVPEALLFARINALRNGLGDTVVVQAVNFIKEDHPERYHRIIASEVLYREQFFDPLLSFLRTHLEPMATAEILLSANSGRRAIKFFAAAKDYFQISRSCVPSPVPAVNFHGLSGTEANQETYLYRLRPR; from the coding sequence ATGGCCAAGCCCAACACCGGTAAAGCTGGAACGCCCAACGGCAATTCCCGATTGCAACTGCTTAGCCGGTCAGTGTCCAGCGCGGAACTATCGCGGCTTCTTGAACAGGCCTCCCTTGATCAGCTTTTGGAGCTTGTCTCCGCCAGGCACGCGGTCCATTTCGAAACCGTACGCATCGGCGAGGACGTTCTGGAGTGCCTCCAGCTTTCGGATATGGAAGCCTATATTGATCAACGCCTGAACCTTTCTTCGTTCACAGTCGGCCCTGAATCGGGATCAGAAGCGGGAGTGGGAATAGACGCCTTACCGCTTTGGGCCAAGATATGGCCGGCTTCCCTGCCCTTGGCCATGTATATGCGTGGGGTTGCCCCTGGTTCCGAGGAGCGGGTTCTGGAGATCGGGGCAGGCCTGGGCTTGGCCGGGTTATTCGCGGCCAAGCGTGGGTTTTTCGTGGTTCTCAGCGATATTGTCCCCGAAGCTTTGCTTTTTGCGCGTATCAATGCATTACGCAATGGGCTCGGCGACACAGTCGTCGTTCAGGCCGTGAACTTTATTAAGGAAGACCATCCGGAGCGCTATCACCGGATCATTGCTTCAGAAGTTCTCTACCGTGAGCAATTTTTTGATCCATTGCTTTCTTTTTTACGGACTCATTTGGAACCCATGGCCACCGCGGAAATTCTGCTTTCCGCGAATTCCGGGCGGCGTGCGATAAAATTTTTTGCCGCCGCGAAGGATTACTTTCAAATCTCCCGTTCCTGTGTTCCTTCACCGGTGCCCGCGGTCAATTTTCACGGACTTTCCGGGACCGAGGCCAACCAGGAAACGTATCTTTACCGATTGAGGCCGCGATGA